CAGCTGCACGATGCGGCGATCGAGCTCGTCGAGTTCCTCGGGCTTGGAATCGACCTGCATGCGCAGGCGCGCGCCGGCCTCGTCGATCAGATCGATCGCCTTGTCGGGCAGGAAGCGGTCGGTGATGTAGCGGTTCGACAGGGTCGCGGCGGCCACGATCGCGCTGTCCGTCATCCGGACGCCGTGATGCAGCTCGTATTTCTCCTTGAGACCGCGCAGGATCGAGATGGTGTCCTCGACCGTCGGCTCGGACACGAAGACCGGCTGGAAGCGCCGGGCCAGCGCCGCGTCCTTTTCAACATGCTTGCGGTACTCGTCGAGCGTGGTGGCGCCGACGCAATGCAGTTCGCCGCGGGCGAGCGCGGGCTTCAGCAGGTTGGAGGCATCCATCGCCCCTTCCGACTTGCCGGCGCCGACCAGCGTGTGCATCTCGTCGATGAACAGGATGATGCCGCCATCGGCGGAGGTCACCTCCTGCAGGACGCCCTTCAGCCGCTCCTCGAACTCGCCGCGATATTTCGCGCCGGCGATCAGGGCGCCCATGTCGAGCGCCATCAGCTTCTTGTCCTTGAGGCTTTCCGGCACGTCGCCATTGACGATGCGGATCGCCAGACCCTCGACGATGGCGGTCTTGCCGACGCCGGGTTCGCCGATCAGCACCGGATTGTTCTTGGTGCGCCGGGACAGGACCTGGATGGTGCGGCGGATCTCCTCGTCGCGGCCGATCACCGGGTCGAGCTTGCCGTCGCGGGCGGCCTGGGTCAGGTCGCGCGCATAGCGCTTCAGCGCGTCATACTGGTTCTCGGCCGATGCGCTGTCGGCGGTGCGGCCCTTGCGCAGGTCGTTGATGACCGTGTTGAGCGCATTCGGCGTGACGCCGGCCTGGGCCAGGATGCGGCCGGCCTCGGTCTCCTTCTCGGTCGCCAGCGCCAGGAGCAGGCGCTCGACAGTCAGGAACGCGTCGCCGGCCTTCTCGGCCATCTTCTCGGCAGTCTCGAAGACGCGGGCGGTCGGCTGGGCGAGATAGATCTGCGCATTGCCGCCGGACACGCGCGGCAGCTTTTCGAGCGCCTTCTCGGTGGCGGCGAGCGCGTCGCGCGACCGGCCGCCGGCCCGGTCGATCAGCCCGGCCGCAAGGCCTTCCGGATCGTCGAGCAGGACTTTCAGGATATGTTCGGGAAGGAACTGCTGATGGCCCCGCGACAGCGCCATGGTCTGCGCCGATTGCAGGAAGCCGCGAACGCGGTCGGAATATTTCTCAGGATTCATGCCTGACCCCCTCTTCGCCCGCGAGGACCGTCCGAAGCCCGGTGCCCCGCGTCACGGGTGACTGGATTGGCCACGAAATGCGCCGCAAGGGCCGCACCGCCGTGACCGTCGGACGGGATATAGGAAGTCGCCCGGGCACCCGGAAGGGGCTGTCGGATCAGGAGCTTTACGATGGCGCTCCGGCAGGCGTCCTTGGGGGCCGGCGCCGGCGGCCGGACGGGCGGGAGGGCAGGCTGAAGGGCGTCGTGCTCAGATGCTTGACAAAAGCAATCATATCGACAGGATCGCGGCGTAGGCCGAACGGCCGAAGAGGAAATCGCCGCCGATGACCGCACCCGTCGCTCCCGAGCAGATCGAAGCCTTCCGCCGCTTCTCCCGCTTCTACACCGCCCGCATCGGCGCCCTGTCGGAGGGGCTGCACGGCAGTCCACTCTCGTTGCCCGAGGCCCGCGTCTTCTACGAGATCGGCGTCGCCGGCACGACCACGGCCGGCCTCGTCGCCGAGACGCTCGGCCTTGACGCCGGCTATCTGAGCCGGCTGCTCAAGGCACTCGAAGAGCGCGGCTTCGTCGAGCGCCGGCCCGATCCGGCCGACGGACGTCGGCAGATCCTCGCCCACAAGCCGTCTGCACAGCCGGTGTTCGACGCCATCCAGGCCGCGGCGCGACGTGAGATCGGCGAGATGCTGGACGGCCTCGGGGCTGCCGAACGCGCCGACCTGGTCGCCGCGATGGGGCGGGTCGAAGCCTTGCTGGCACCGACGCGACCGGCGCCCGAGATCACGCTGCGCCCGCACCGCGCCGGCGACATGGGCTGGATCCTGCAGGCCCATGGCGAGATCTACACCCGCGACTACGGCTGGACCCCGCTGTTCGAGGCGCTGGTCGCCGAGATCCTGGCGAAATTCCTGCGCGACTTCGACCCGGCCTCCGAGCATTGCTGGATCGCCGAGATGGACGGCCGCCGCGTCGGCTCGGTGTTCATCGTGCGGGCCGATGCCGACACCGCCAAGCTGCGGCTGTTGCTGGTCCATCCCGATGCCCGCGGCCACGGCCTCGGCCGCAGGCTGGTCGAGGAGGCGATCGCCTTCTCGCGCGCCCGCGGCTATCGGCGTCTCGTCCTGTGGACCAACGACCCGCTGGTCGCCGCCCGCCACATCTACGAGAAAGCCGGCTTCCGCCTCGTCGAGGAAAGCCGCCATGCGGATTTCGGCCCCGAGATGACCGGCCAGAACTGGGTGCTCGACCTGGACTGATCGGAAAGGGATCAGGCCGCGTGGCCGACCTCGATCTTCAAGTCGGATTTCAGGGCCGCGAAGGCGGCGTCGAACTGGTCCACACGGGAGGCATGGCCGACCCGGAACAGCCGGTCGACCTGCTCGCGATGCCAATCCAGGCGGCGCGCAAGCTCCGCGCGGCTGACGCCGGCCTCGCGGCAGGCGCGGAACAGCAGCACCTTCATCTCGGTCAGCAGCGGCAGGCGGACCGACGACACCTTGCGATCCGAAACGCCGCGATCAACCGAGCCGTCCGGCAGCGGCACGTCGTCCCAGCGAGCGAGCCGCGCGCCGATCGCCTCTTCGATGGCCTCTTGCGCGTGACGCCACGCCTCCGGTTCCGTCTCGCCGAAGGTGGTCACTTCGGGCAGCAGCGGACAGGTCACCAGGATGGTGCCGTTGTCGTCGGGTGCGAGTTCGATCGGATAGTCGAGCATCACTTCAACCCCAAATCCTTCAGGATCTTGTTGACGAGCCCGGTGCCCAGCTCCTTGCCCCGGCCATGCATCGGCAATTGGCTGACCCGGTCGCCGAGCCGCACGGTGACATGACCCGAGCCGCCCTTGTGGGTCTCGAAGGTGCATCCCCGCTGGGCGAGGAAGCGTTTGAGCTCGCTCGCATTCATGGGTCAAGCTAGTTGCAACCCGGCGGAAATGTCAACACTTCTGTGGAGACGCTCTCGATCCCTAGCCCCGTTCGGTCAGGCCGTACCAGAGATAGGCGGCCTTGAGCGCAAGCTTGCGGACGGCGGGGGCGAACAGGTTCATCGGCAGGCCGCGATAGGGGGCGGGCAGGTCGAGCATGCCTCCGGAGCGCATGGCGACGGCGTGGGCGAGTACCTGGCCGGCCCAGGGGGCGGTGTTGACACCATTGCCGTGCCAGCCGAAACCGTAGAGCACCGTCGGGTCGGACGGCAGCCGGCCGATGGCCGGGGTGCGGCGCGCCGTCAGGCAGACGAGGCCGTTCCAGAAATGGGTCGTCTCGATGCCTTTCCAACTCGGAAAGACCTCGCCCAGCCGCCGTTCCAGCCAGGCCCGCATGGCCTTGTCCTCGCGCGGCGAACCGGAGGTGCCGCCGCGCGCGCCGAACAGGAAGCGCCGATCCGGCAGCAGGCGGTAGTAGAACAGCAGGCTGCGCGCATTGGCGACCGGACAGACCGTGCGCCAGCCCTCCGCCGCCAGTTCGTCCTCGGTCAGCGGCCGGGTGACGACGATGTTGGAGAGCGCCGGGATGGTGCGGTTGGCAAGCGCCGGCTGCAAGTCGTCGGGCGTGTAGCCGTTGGTGGCGACGATCACGCTGCGCGCCGAGACCTGGCCGTCCGGCGTCTCCAGGATATGGCGGCCGCGATCCTTGGCCCAGGACAGGACCGGGCTGTCGGCATGGACGACGGCACCGTGCCGGCGCGCCGCGGCTTCGAGGCCGAGCAGGAATTTCAAGGGGTTGAGCCCGAAGCCGCCGCGCAGGCGCAGGGCGCCGTGCTGCTCGGTGCCGCCATGGCCGATGGCGTCGAAGGCCCAGCGCCCAAGAAAGGCGGCATCGAGGCCGAAGCGGTGGCGGTAGATCTCGGCGGTGCGCTGCAGGCCGGCGACCGCCGAGGGCGCATGGGCCACCTCGTAGGTCGCATCGCCTTGCGGCTCGGCCTCGATCCGCTCCTCGGCAATCAGCCGCCGGACCAGCTCGATGGCGTCGGCCTGCGTGCGGAAGAAGCCGTAGGCATCCGCCTCGCCGTAGCGGGCGATGATCTCCTCGGCCGAGGCCTTGGCGGCCGGCAGGGTGACGAAGCCACCGTTGCGCGCCGACG
This region of Prosthecodimorpha staleyi genomic DNA includes:
- a CDS encoding bifunctional helix-turn-helix transcriptional regulator/GNAT family N-acetyltransferase; this translates as MTAPVAPEQIEAFRRFSRFYTARIGALSEGLHGSPLSLPEARVFYEIGVAGTTTAGLVAETLGLDAGYLSRLLKALEERGFVERRPDPADGRRQILAHKPSAQPVFDAIQAAARREIGEMLDGLGAAERADLVAAMGRVEALLAPTRPAPEITLRPHRAGDMGWILQAHGEIYTRDYGWTPLFEALVAEILAKFLRDFDPASEHCWIAEMDGRRVGSVFIVRADADTAKLRLLLVHPDARGHGLGRRLVEEAIAFSRARGYRRLVLWTNDPLVAARHIYEKAGFRLVEESRHADFGPEMTGQNWVLDLD
- a CDS encoding type II toxin-antitoxin system HicB family antitoxin — protein: MLDYPIELAPDDNGTILVTCPLLPEVTTFGETEPEAWRHAQEAIEEAIGARLARWDDVPLPDGSVDRGVSDRKVSSVRLPLLTEMKVLLFRACREAGVSRAELARRLDWHREQVDRLFRVGHASRVDQFDAAFAALKSDLKIEVGHAA
- a CDS encoding type II toxin-antitoxin system HicA family toxin; its protein translation is MNASELKRFLAQRGCTFETHKGGSGHVTVRLGDRVSQLPMHGRGKELGTGLVNKILKDLGLK
- a CDS encoding NAD(P)/FAD-dependent oxidoreductase: MYPALFHPQVYETDMLPRTVWSEGVALPVPNRLGASIRTEVAVIGGGYAGLSAALHLARDHGIEAVVLDAAPIGWGASARNGGFVTLPAAKASAEEIIARYGEADAYGFFRTQADAIELVRRLIAEERIEAEPQGDATYEVAHAPSAVAGLQRTAEIYRHRFGLDAAFLGRWAFDAIGHGGTEQHGALRLRGGFGLNPLKFLLGLEAAARRHGAVVHADSPVLSWAKDRGRHILETPDGQVSARSVIVATNGYTPDDLQPALANRTIPALSNIVVTRPLTEDELAAEGWRTVCPVANARSLLFYYRLLPDRRFLFGARGGTSGSPREDKAMRAWLERRLGEVFPSWKGIETTHFWNGLVCLTARRTPAIGRLPSDPTVLYGFGWHGNGVNTAPWAGQVLAHAVAMRSGGMLDLPAPYRGLPMNLFAPAVRKLALKAAYLWYGLTERG